The Spirochaetota bacterium genome includes a window with the following:
- a CDS encoding Gfo/Idh/MocA family oxidoreductase, whose product MAKKRYAVCGVSNRGLNMFIGPLLREFSEHGEIVGLLDIDEKRFAVCTEMYPEAKGIPTFTGEDAFDAMVSSTKPDTVIVCGIDRTHVTYILKALAKDLHVISEKPMVTTSEDCRRVLDAEKKSKGNVTVTFNVRYIAECRAIKEMILAGKIGRITQVDLNWYIDTHHGSSYFQRWNRERKNSGGLSIHKSTHHLDMVNWFVGQNPLEVFSYGARNYYGADGELNPKKADGRRCATCDVRTSCAYYMRWHGRSEGAAQPADDHLGTVKIAYTDYHPDRCIFDPCIDIEDTYVASIRYDKGALFSYSVNFSTPYEGFRLAINGTKGRIEWTFYGAASRMPFTVDAESTLDYMPLFHGGRERIDVLKGAGSHGGADPILREDLFIGPDPARGYEIMSNSLAGAQAVAMGEALWRSAKEKRPISIPELLGLK is encoded by the coding sequence GATAGTCGGCCTTCTTGATATCGATGAAAAGCGTTTCGCCGTATGCACGGAGATGTATCCGGAGGCGAAAGGCATACCGACATTCACCGGCGAGGATGCATTCGATGCCATGGTGTCATCGACGAAGCCCGACACGGTCATCGTCTGCGGCATAGACCGAACGCATGTGACCTACATACTCAAAGCGCTCGCAAAGGATCTGCATGTCATCTCGGAAAAGCCGATGGTGACGACATCCGAGGACTGTCGGCGTGTGCTTGATGCCGAGAAAAAGAGCAAAGGGAACGTGACGGTCACCTTCAATGTACGTTACATCGCCGAATGCCGCGCGATAAAGGAAATGATACTCGCGGGCAAGATCGGGCGCATTACGCAAGTCGATCTTAATTGGTATATCGATACGCATCACGGCTCAAGCTATTTCCAGCGATGGAACCGCGAGCGGAAGAATTCCGGCGGTCTTTCGATACACAAATCGACGCATCACCTGGATATGGTCAACTGGTTCGTCGGACAGAACCCCCTCGAGGTGTTCTCCTACGGCGCGCGCAATTATTACGGCGCGGACGGCGAGCTCAATCCAAAAAAGGCCGACGGACGCCGCTGCGCCACCTGCGATGTGCGCACATCCTGCGCCTACTATATGCGCTGGCATGGACGGAGCGAGGGTGCTGCTCAGCCTGCGGACGATCACCTCGGCACGGTGAAGATAGCGTATACGGATTATCATCCCGACCGCTGTATCTTCGATCCATGCATCGATATCGAGGACACCTATGTCGCGTCGATACGCTACGACAAAGGCGCACTCTTCTCGTACAGCGTGAATTTCTCCACACCGTACGAAGGCTTCCGGCTTGCGATAAACGGCACGAAAGGGCGCATCGAATGGACGTTCTACGGTGCCGCATCGCGCATGCCGTTCACCGTCGATGCGGAATCCACGCTCGATTATATGCCGCTCTTTCACGGCGGGCGTGAGCGCATCGATGTGCTTAAGGGCGCGGGAAGCCACGGCGGCGCTGACCCGATACTTCGCGAAGACCTTTTCATCGGGCCGGACCCTGCCCGCGGCTACGAGATAATGTCCAACTCGCTTGCCGGCGCGCAGGCTGTCGCCATGGGCGAGGCGCTCTGGCGTTCCGCGAAGGAAAAACGTCCGATATCGATACCGGAATTGCTCGGTCTTAAGTAA